In Streptomyces sp. TS71-3, the following proteins share a genomic window:
- a CDS encoding DUF4232 domain-containing protein, which translates to MSNASSGDGASSGSSTTADSGNSASAGGSSDSSQGSSTGSGAAAASDRCHTGDLSFAVAPGSGAQSVGSAGGVVIKMTNNGSGACTMNGYPGVDLVGGGKTWSLSRQTSVSPHAVTVKPGGSTSFTITYLPFTEGSGQKLDVKTVVVTPPNETTSAKVAWDFQPVLLQDGATHPGTFVGPVGGK; encoded by the coding sequence GTGTCGAACGCGTCGAGCGGAGACGGTGCCTCCTCGGGATCGTCCACGACCGCGGACTCCGGCAACTCGGCCTCGGCCGGCGGTTCCTCCGACTCGTCCCAGGGCTCCTCCACCGGGTCCGGCGCAGCGGCCGCAAGCGATCGCTGCCACACCGGCGACCTCTCCTTCGCCGTCGCGCCCGGCAGCGGTGCGCAGTCGGTCGGTTCGGCGGGGGGAGTGGTCATAAAGATGACCAACAACGGCTCCGGCGCCTGCACGATGAACGGCTACCCGGGCGTCGACCTGGTCGGGGGCGGCAAGACGTGGTCGCTGAGCCGTCAGACGTCCGTCTCCCCGCACGCCGTCACCGTCAAGCCGGGCGGCAGCACCAGCTTCACCATCACCTACCTGCCGTTCACCGAGGGCTCCGGTCAGAAGCTGGACGTGAAGACCGTCGTCGTCACCCCGCCCAACGAGACCACGTCGGCGAAGGTCGCATGGGACTTCCAGCCGGTGCTCCTCCAGGACGGTGCCACGCACCCGGGTACGTTCGTCGGTCCTGTCGGCGGCAAGTGA
- a CDS encoding restriction endonuclease, with protein sequence MKTAPSSVEWTLKPGDRIERKELHNRFGGRTQGGIGPSAKTPNVFVFTDPVAGEKHGYYDDWMPDGCFHYSGEGQYGDQRMVSGNASILNHKAEGRALRVFQGARGTVTYRGEFVVDSENPWYTADAPETSDGPPRKVIVFCLRPVDTEPEQPSTRLGRLLNAQPNQVDEMPLERNETEATFVNPNREVYEADRREARLVKAFAEHLAQEGHPASRHRILPPGETRPLFTDLHCQDLGLLTEAKGSVTRENVRMAIGQLADYGRFVEHSVRGILLPSKPREDLLALAQSQGCALIWPEGKGYASTNPEALP encoded by the coding sequence GTGAAGACGGCACCCAGCTCGGTCGAGTGGACGCTCAAGCCCGGTGATCGGATCGAACGTAAGGAACTGCACAATCGATTCGGGGGCCGGACCCAAGGGGGGATCGGCCCGTCCGCCAAGACACCCAATGTCTTCGTCTTCACGGATCCCGTCGCGGGCGAGAAGCACGGCTACTACGACGACTGGATGCCGGACGGCTGCTTCCACTACAGCGGCGAAGGGCAGTACGGCGATCAGCGAATGGTGTCCGGCAACGCCAGCATCCTGAACCACAAGGCAGAGGGGCGGGCGCTTCGCGTCTTCCAGGGCGCCCGCGGAACCGTCACCTACCGCGGCGAGTTCGTCGTTGACTCAGAGAACCCCTGGTACACGGCCGACGCACCAGAGACCAGTGATGGTCCCCCACGGAAGGTCATCGTCTTCTGCCTCAGGCCGGTTGACACCGAGCCGGAGCAACCCAGCACTAGGCTCGGCCGCCTGCTCAACGCTCAGCCCAACCAGGTCGACGAGATGCCGTTGGAACGGAACGAGACGGAGGCAACCTTCGTCAATCCCAACCGCGAGGTGTACGAAGCCGACCGGAGGGAGGCCCGTCTGGTGAAGGCGTTCGCCGAACATCTCGCTCAAGAGGGTCACCCGGCCAGTCGGCATAGGATCCTGCCGCCCGGCGAGACGCGTCCGCTCTTCACCGATCTGCACTGCCAGGACCTTGGTCTTCTGACCGAAGCCAAGGGCAGCGTCACCCGGGAGAACGTGCGCATGGCCATCGGCCAGCTCGCCGACTATGGGAGGTTCGTTGAGCACTCAGTGCGCGGCATTCTCCTTCCGTCGAAGCCGCGCGAAGACCTCCTGGCCCTTGCCCAATCCCAGGGATGCGCGCTGATCTGGCCGGAGGGCAAGGGATACGCCAGCACCAACCCTGAGGCCCTGCCCTAG
- a CDS encoding ATP-binding cassette domain-containing protein has protein sequence MTLELSNCTYGYRRWRSPVLRDFCYTLPDGLTVLLGPNGAGKSTVLKLAASVTRPQKGRVTLDGAPAGTAAYRRAVAWMPQDIVPMPTLTAREYVAYIGWLKGMNRTDAWKQARRALTRVDLAEQTDTRTSRLSGGQLRRVGVAGALVHGARILLLDEPTAGMDPYQRRVFRDILRGLTGDVRVLLSTHDVADLAEEADHVTVVYAGTVLHHGNTSTFLTHTPPGTLAGRAAEAAYTELLRSRGVAA, from the coding sequence GTGACACTCGAACTCAGCAACTGCACCTACGGCTACCGGCGCTGGAGAAGCCCCGTGCTGCGGGACTTCTGCTACACCCTGCCGGACGGCCTCACCGTCCTGCTCGGCCCCAACGGCGCCGGCAAGTCCACCGTGCTGAAGCTCGCCGCCTCGGTGACCCGGCCGCAGAAGGGACGCGTCACCCTGGATGGCGCGCCGGCCGGCACCGCGGCATATCGGCGGGCCGTCGCCTGGATGCCGCAGGACATCGTGCCCATGCCCACGCTCACCGCGCGCGAGTACGTCGCCTACATCGGCTGGCTCAAGGGGATGAACCGCACCGACGCCTGGAAACAGGCCCGCAGAGCCCTCACCCGCGTGGACCTGGCCGAGCAGACCGACACCCGCACGAGCCGGCTCTCCGGCGGCCAGCTGCGACGCGTCGGCGTCGCCGGGGCACTCGTGCACGGCGCGCGCATCCTCCTGCTGGACGAGCCCACCGCCGGCATGGACCCCTACCAGCGCCGCGTCTTCCGCGACATCCTGCGCGGCCTGACCGGCGACGTGCGGGTGCTGCTGTCCACGCACGACGTCGCCGACCTCGCCGAGGAGGCCGACCACGTCACCGTCGTGTACGCCGGGACGGTCCTCCACCACGGGAACACCAGCACGTTTCTGACCCACACCCCACCCGGCACTCTCGCGGGACGTGCCGCCGAGGCGGCCTACACCGAACTGCTCCGGAGCCGGGGCGTCGCTGCCTGA